CGAGGTGCTGGCCCACGCACCGGGGGCGTCGATCGTCCGCACGTCGTGGGTGTGCGGCGAGCACGGCCACAACATGGTGAAGACCGTGCTGGCGCTGGCCGACCGGCCCGAGCTGGCCTTCGTCGATGACCAGCGGGGCTGCCCCACCTTCACCGCCGACCTCGCCGTGGCCCTGCGCCGCCTGGCGGCCTCCCGGATCGGTGGCACCTTCCACGTCACCAACCAGGGCGCGGTGAGCTGGTACGAGCTCGTGCGCGACATCCTCGAGCTGTCCGGCCACGACCCCGCCAAGGTCCGCCCGATCTCGACGGCCGACCTCGACCCGCCCCGCCCGGCTCCCCGCCCGGCGAACTCCGTCCTCGACAACGCCGCCCTCCGCCTCGCGGGCCTCCCCCTCCTCCCGCCCTACCGCGACAGCCTCGCCAAGCTCCTGTCCCGCCTGACGGCCTAGGACGGACCGAGCTGCCTAGCCGTCGGTCAGGGCGAGGCGGGCGGCGAAGCCGATGACCAGGGTGCCGAGGGTGCGTTGGATGCGGCGGAGGACCTTGGGGGCGCCGAGGACCTTCTCGCGGACGACGGCGCTCAGCCAGGCGTAGGCGACGAAGACCACCAGCGTCGTCAGCATGAACACCAGGCCCAGGCCGACCAGGCGGGGGTCGAGCAGGCCCGGCGGGGTGTCGAGGAACTGGGGGAGGAAGGCGAAGAAGAAGACCGTCAGCTTGGGGTTGAGCAGGTTCAGCAGGATGCCGCGGCGGATCACGGTGCCGGTCGGTTCGTCGCTGCGGCGGGGCTGGTCGAGCCGCAGCGACCCCCGCTCGCGCCACATCGACACGCCCATGAGCACCAGGTAGGCGACGCCGACCCAGCGGACCACCTCGAACGCCGTCGCACCGGCCTGCATGATCCCGGACAGCCCGAGCATCGCCGCCAGCACGTGCGGCACGATCCCGAACGTGCAACCGACGGCAGCGAGGAACCCCCGCCGCCAACCCCCGCCCAGCGACGAGGAGATCGTGTACACGACCCCCGTCCCCGGCACGACGGCCACCACCAGCGATGTCACCAGGAACTCGACCGACATGGCGGCGACCCTATCGTGAGGCCCGTGGTGACGATCGAGGAGGTCAGGGAGCTGGCGCTCACGTTGCCGCGGGCATACGAGGCGTTCGT
This sequence is a window from Acidimicrobiales bacterium. Protein-coding genes within it:
- the rfbD gene encoding dTDP-4-dehydrorhamnose reductase codes for the protein MRVLVTGAGGQLGRDVVAVCEAAGDDVVAADHSALDVGDRDAVFQAITTLEPDAVLHVGAWTAVDACESDPDRAYRVNALGTRWVADAARRVGAYLSYVSTDYVFDGTKATPYVEWDATNPQSVYGRSKLGGEHEVLAHAPGASIVRTSWVCGEHGHNMVKTVLALADRPELAFVDDQRGCPTFTADLAVALRRLAASRIGGTFHVTNQGAVSWYELVRDILELSGHDPAKVRPISTADLDPPRPAPRPANSVLDNAALRLAGLPLLPPYRDSLAKLLSRLTA
- a CDS encoding LysE family translocator, coding for MSVEFLVTSLVVAVVPGTGVVYTISSSLGGGWRRGFLAAVGCTFGIVPHVLAAMLGLSGIMQAGATAFEVVRWVGVAYLVLMGVSMWRERGSLRLDQPRRSDEPTGTVIRRGILLNLLNPKLTVFFFAFLPQFLDTPPGLLDPRLVGLGLVFMLTTLVVFVAYAWLSAVVREKVLGAPKVLRRIQRTLGTLVIGFAARLALTDG